The sequence CATCATGGGACAATACGCACTCTTATTCATTTCTGGTAAGTACAAGACCGCAGAATTCCCTCTGCCCGAGAGCGGGGAGTTATTGGTTGGGCGATCCGCAGACCTCGACCTCGTTTTGAGTGAAGAGATGGTCTCGCGAAAACACGCCAAGATGAAAATTCAGGGTGACTCCATGGTTCTTACCGACCTAGGTTCCACCAACGGAACCTACGTCAATGGTGAAAAGATTCGCCGTCATGACGTAACCCTCGGTGACCGCCTCCTCCTCGGAACCTCTATCATTCGCGTGATTGAAGCATCCGACATGACCATCGATGAAGCTATCCGCGATGATGCTGATGCCGTTCGCCAAATGATGAGCGAGATCTCAGAAAAGAATGTTGAAAGCATCACCATGACCGGCAGTCTCGCAGAAGTACCTCTGCCTGACTTGTTGCAACTCTTTGCAAGCAACCGACGTTCCGGTGTGCTTGGCATCAGTGGCGATCACAACGGAAAATTGTACCTTAACGAAGGGCAAGTCGAGTTTGCTCTGATTGAAGGCCAAGACCTCGCACCCTACAAAGCGTTTTGCCGAATGATTGGTTGGGGCGTGGGTGACTTCAGCCTTGAAGACCGGGACGAAGACCAAACTTTCAGCGAGCTCTTAACCGAACCAACTGAAAATCTCCTCATGGAAGCCACGCGCCAAAGCGACGAGCTTCAATCACTCTACGATGGACTGCCTGCCACAGACACGGGGCTGACCTGGGCCGTTCCCATGATGCCGAAACTCTCCAGCCTGTCCAAAGAACAGCTCGATACCATCCAACTGGTACTCAATTGCGATAATATTGGTGAAGTGGTGGAAGAGAGTCCAAGAACAGACCACGGTGTTTTAAGTGATCTGCAATATCTACTTCGTCAGGGTTACCTAGAAGAAGAGTAGAGCCGGCTTTATTTAAAGCGCTGCGTCCACGTTCTTCGCACCCATAAACTTCAAGTAAACTGAAATATCATCAGGCTGAGCAATGTCTTTAAGTTCAGCGGCAAGTTTCTTCAACGCGCCTTTGTCCAGATCTGCAATCTTGGAGACTTCATCTGAATCCGTGAGGCCATCGTCATTCTCAATATCCAGGTGGTCCAACGCTTTACCCAGCATCGGTCGCATCCCTAACAACCATACACGCAAAATCTCTTCTGACATTTCGTCATCGGTTGTCGTTTGCAGAACGTCGAAAAGCGCCTGTGCTCGAAGCGCATTCTTTGCGCCGGGCTTACGAACTTTCGGTCCTTTTTTAGGTAACTTAATCGAGTGTCGAGCGAAATAAACTTCACGAGCCTTGCGAGCTGATGCGGAGAATATTTCCATAAACTTCTCTGAAGATATGTCACGAATAATCTGAGTGTAGTCTGCCACTTGGAGGCCTCCTGAACGTCAATGCGTCAGAGCTTCTAATGTGCATCCAGACATTTGGCAAGTTGTCACAGGCAACGCGGCGATTCCCGGACCACTTAATCCGTATATTTTACCCTTAAAAGATAGGCCACTGCGTCCCGTGCGCTCTCAAGGCTGTACCCATAGTGGGCTTTCAGCCTCTCAAGCATCGCTTCAACCTGTTTCAGCTCTTTAGCGTCGAGGGTGGAGCGATCCTGCGATGCATAGCGTAGGAAATTTTGATTGATGCTGCAGAGTTCTTCACGCCTTTCAGCATAAAATGCGTCCCGCAGCTTCCGAATATAAGTCTTGAACATCTCTTCATAATCCGGAGTGCAATTAGGCTTCTCGAGGGACCTGGCCCCGATTGCGGCAATGATAGACCGGCGAAAATCTTCAGGTTTCTCACCCTCATTCACCAAATTCTTCTCAATATCCCGCATCAAGCGGCTGTCCGGTTCTTCGAGCGTCCCTGTGTTCGGATCCACGAGTTTGGCACTTTTCACCCAATGCGACACATGTGAAATGTAGCGGGTGAAAAGCTCGCCATAGCTCTCATCACTGGCCAGCCCCATGGAATCGCAAATCTCATCGTCAGTCCATTGGGTAAAAAGCTCACGGACCTGTTCCAAAAAGCCCACATGATCGTGGTAACCATCTTTTGCCTCTTGCTTAAGGAAATCATAAACCGACTTCGCTTCCAGAACTGCCTCGATTTCACTGAACACCGCCAAGGGGCTCAAATAGCTATACTCCTCGTGGTAGGCTGCATTGAGTAAAACACTTCGGATTTCACGTGCACTCGCGCCTTTAATCCCTTCGTAATTCATCCGGCGTCCGGCCTGGCGATGAAGATCCTTGAGGCTATGGCGCAGCTCCCGAGCTTCCCGTGTGGTCAGCCGGTGAGGGACTTCTCCCTGATCGTAAAGGCGAAGCTTTTCCATCGGTGTTAAGGAGTCTATGACTTCGCGAACATCTTCTGGAAACTCTTCAGAGTTGTTGCGGCGCATCCGCGTTAAAATTGCCCAGAGCGCAGCCACGTCTACAGCATGAGGTGCAATGTGGCGCCCCACCACACGTTCGGTAATCGTCGCATCGTAAATAGCCCGCTCGTCCCCGAAGTGGCGAAGGTATGGAACTTTGATCAATTCCATACGGCCTTTGAACGAAGGAAAATCTGGATGCTGTTTGAATGCATCGAGATAAGTTTCGTTGGTACTGGCGATAAACATCATGTCCAAATGAAGCACGAAGCTATCCATCGTCACTGTCGACGTTTCCACCGTGCTTAAGAGATACTTAAAGCTATCGACCGGGCGCTTTAGAAAATCACTGAACTCAAGCAGGCCTCTGTTCGCACTCACCAACGGACCAGTCGGCTGATAGAGCGACGTATGCTGCAAAGCTTTAGGCAGCGCCGCCAACGATTTGTCTGCGGTAAGCTGCTGAATTCTAGCATCAACAGCCATTTGAGGCTCGATGGTTGCCATGCCGCAACGGTACTGACGAGAGAGATAAATTCTCTCGACTTGAATGTGGTTGAATACCTTCGAAACATCACCATCATAGCTCGCTAAAAGGGCATCAAAAATGCGGCGACTTTTATAAGATAAGTCGCCGCCACGTAGGTACTCACTTAAAGAACGCCCAACATGTTCGTCCGTGGCCCCAAGAACCATATTGGGAGCCAGTGCCTCTAAAAGCTCCGTTCGCTGAGAACGTGGAACAAGAAAGAGTGGGTGATCGTGCATCTCGCACGGCACGCGTGCATCAATGTCGTCAGCTCCAAGGTAAGCATAGGATTCACCGGCAGCGCCTGCACGTTGCGCGGTCCCAAAGCCGATACTGTCTTTGCTGTGACGCGTAGCAGGAAAGATCCAATTGAAGCTATAGATCGCGCCCTCGGCTAAACGTGAGTAATCTTCCAGCCCGGCCATTAAAGCACGCACCAAGGAGCTCTTCGCGCTGCCGTTTGGACCATGGAGCAAGATGAGTTTATTCACTCGGCCTTCACGGGCAAAATTCGAAAATGTTCTATGAATCGCAACCTGAACATCTTCTTGCCCTGCGACCCTGCCCTCCCCATCATTAAACGGGCGGTCAAAGACTTTAAACCGCGTAACCTCGCCGGTGGCGCGATTGATCGACTCGGTGCCATAGTGCTCCATCATGTCGACCATGTACTGCGCCGAAGACCGCAAATGAACTTGGGGCTCCTCGCAGATGAGTTGATAAAATTCGTGGAAACTCATGATGGTCTTGTCCGCATGAAACGAATCGCGAACTTCACCCATAAGGGATTCAAGTGATGGTTCTGAGGACTTTTTGCTCATACCAAAGCATACCACGGACCGAGATGACTGCCAGCATCAAGAACATCCCTCAAATACTTCCATCAGCTTCGCACACGCCTTTCCAAGGCGGCTTTGCGCATTGAAGCAAGAGATTCACTGCTTTCGAAATCTCTGATTTTTACAGGGCTCGTACCTTTTCAACCACTCACGAGGCCTTAAAAAAGATGGCGTGTGGCAGAAGCTATTCGCTGTGTGCAAACAAAAGCCCCAAGTCCATCGTTTTTGCCGCCGCTGTAAAATGCCAACGCATCAGCAACGAGTCTCGGGGTACACGAAGGACCAAAACTCCTTGGTCAATATACATCTGAGGCCAATGCGAAGCCGGTACTCCTGCCAACCTCTGCGCAAGTTGATGCATGCCCTTCATCAGTTTGATGCTGCTTTGCTCATCTGCACTCAATTTCTGCATCGCTCTACTCAGAGTTGCTTGTGAGCTGGCCAATATTGCCTCGAGCGCATGTCCGGCGAAACTTCCATCATCAGGAACCCACAGACCTTGCTTTCTTGCCAAAGCCACCGCTTGAGCCTCAAAGAGTACGCCCAACCCCGCGGCGTGTTGCTTATGCGTGGGTGCCAATTTCTCAAAGACATAACGCAGAGCCTTTTCCGCTTGTCCCAACTTGCGAAACCCTTTGCTCACCCCTAAGTTTCGGGCTCGGCTCGGCACATCTTCCACACTTGCCGTTTGCTGATTGAGTAAAGCCTCACGCATCCCACTGCCTGGCACCATCAAGGAACGGACACCAAACATCCGGTGCAAGGCTGCGACGACCAAGCCAGCCGGTACAATGATATCCGCTCGGTCTGCTCGCAAGCCTAATATCTGCATGCGTTCATCGACGCTCATAGAAGCGATGCTTACCAGCTTCACAGGCAACCGCTCCAAATCGATCATGGGAATCGGGCCATGTCCACCGGGACAAATCCTGCTTAATGCATCGAGGTTTCCGCCGCTGCCTACGGCCGCAGGAACCTTTCCTCGGCGCCCCACTTCGCTTCTTAAATCCTGTAAAACTTGGTCGAGCATTTTTAAAAGCGTTTGGCGGCCCATCGGAGCACCCAACTCAGGATAACGCTTCATCAACCGAACCGTGCCCAAAGAGGTCGACATACGAAAAAGGCCATCGGAGCGCTCAAGCTCTAAACTTCCGCCCCCTAAATCGACCAGGAGTGTGCGGCCACTTACGCCGCCCGCCGCTTGAACCAAAGCCCGCCGTGAAAGCTCACTCTCAACCTCACCATCAATGACTTCAAGCTTTATACCGGTCTCGCGTTTGATTCGCTTAACAACTGCCGGGGCATTGCTTGCCGCTCGCATCGCTGCCGTAGCCACTGCTCTGTAAGAGTCAATTTGATGTTCACTGATTAAGCCCGCGATTTCGTGGAAAACAGCCACCAAATCTTGAGTGGTTTGGCGACTGAGTTTACCGAGCGAGAAGGCATCTGTGCCCAAGCGAAGGCCATAGCGATGGTACCCTTCATCTCTCACGTGGCCCAACGCATCAACCGCTTGCCACACCAAACGGATCGCATTCGAACCCACATCGACTACGGCTACCCGAATCATACCCTCGTACCTCGTTAAATCCCCACCTTCTCGTATCACGGCGTGCTATAAAGCAGAAGGAATTTACTTGGCCCCAAGGCCAGCTCAGTTTAGTCTAAAACAACTATGTACCTAAACCTTGAGAACGAAAAGACGCGCACAATTCTATGCCGTCGAGCTTGGACGTTGCAAAATAAGAACCGAGAACTAAAGTTCTCGTTTTGCGCCCAGCTCAAAGAAAATATCCACGTCTCAGGAAGCCGGGGCATCCGAATTCACTACACACTCTTGAATTTCTCGGGCGAGAATCTGACCATGCCTGAAGCCGGCAACGAGCAACAAACGTTTGAATTTGTTCTCACAGAAGCAGGTGCTATCTCAAGTGATGGCCCTCATAAGGGGCACCTGGCAGATATTGCAGAGGAACTGCGCTGTGCATGGCTCACGCCGGAGGTCGGGATTCATGGTTTATGCTGGCAAACTGAGCCTGGTATTCATACCAAGCTGCCCAAACCATTAAGAACCAGCCAAAGTGTTGCGCAGCATAAAATCACAAGTGCAACCAAGAGCCAGCTGACCATCGAGAGCCAAGCAGACATAAGTCTCAAACTCACCAGTACGACCCGAATGGGCCCACTTCACGGTTGCTCAACCCAGACGACTGTGCTCGATAAATCCAGTGGCCCTGTCAAAATGACCAGAGCTGTCAAAGTGATACTCCACGACCCTGCCCAGCAACAGCTCTTGCCGGCGACGATTTTATCTTCTTTATCTGTGGATAACGCTAAGCCTTGAGCGACAAGCAACTTCGGGGCTTTCGCTGCGGCGTCTTCGCGTCAATTAGAGTGTGTTAGGCTGATTTCTTTTTCTCGAAAATAAGCTCAGGCTCTTCACCTTTACAAATCACTCCTTCAGTGATTCGGCATGTTTGGAGACCCTCTAAAAATGGAACCTCGTACATGATATCGAGCATCGCGTTTTCAAGAATCGAGCGTAAACCACGGGCACCGCTCTTGTTGTTGATCGCCTCTTGAGCAACCGCCTTGATTGCATCATCGGTAAACTCAAGCTCAACACGTTCAAGCCCAAAAAGCTTTTGATACTGTCTCACCAATGCATTGCGTGGTTCAGTTAGAATCCGGACCAAATCTGCCTCAGTCAGCTCTTCCAGGGTAACAATCACCGGAAGACGACCAATGAACTCAGGAATCAATCCGAACTGATGCAAATCTTCTGGACGCAATTCGCGTAGAAGCTCACCAACACTTCGCTCGTCATTAATGCCAAGCTCAGCACCAAAACCCATTCCCTTACGGCCAATTCGCCGCTTGATGATCCCATCAATGCCCGTGAAACTTCCGCCGCAAATGATCAAGATATTGCTTGTGTCAATTTGAACAGTTTCACTTTGGCCGTACTTCTTTCCTCCTCGAGGAGATACGCTGGCCTTGGTGCCTTCAATAATTTTAAGAAGAGCTTGCTGCACACCTTCACCCGACACGTCACGCGTCATTGAAAGTGATTCAGACTTGCGGGCAACTTTATCGATTTCATCAATGTAGATAATCCCGCGCTGAGCACGCTCCACATCGTTTTCAGCTGCGATGAGTAGATTGGCAATGATGTTCTCGACGTCTTCACCCACATAGCCCGCTTCAGTCAGCGTGGTTGCATCAGCAATCGTGAAAGGAACATCCAGCTTCTTCGCAAGGGTTTGTGCCAGCAAAGTTTTACCCGTGCCTGTCGGGCCGACCATCAAGACGTTGGATTTTGCGAGCTCTACATCAGAGCTCTCTGGCTCCAAATTGATACGCTTGTAGTGATTGTAAACTGCAACCGAGAGAACTTTCTTCGCGTAATGTTGACCAACAACATACTCGTCTAGAAATGCTGCGAGCTCTTGCGGCGTTGGCAAAGTTTCAGGACCTTGCTCTCCGGTGTCCCGCTCACTCTCCTCAGCAATAATGTCCGTGCACAGTCGAATGCACTCGTCGCAAATATAGACGGTTGGACCGGCTATTAGTTTACGAACCTCTCGCTGACTTTTGCCACAAAATGAGCAAGTCAGCTGCCCTCCTTGAAAATCTTTACGCGCCACTTCTACCTCGCTGATTGAACCTATAGAGTAACGTAGACCCCGGGCTTGAGCCAAAGAAAAATGCACAGATCGCCGTTCTAGCAAATGAAGATCTGACATGGCTCACTTGACAAACTCCGTTGTTGGCATACTTCAACATGCGAAGGGTAACTTCCCCAGAGAGGGCATCGTGAATTTAAACAATCGACAAGCCAGAATATTACAATCGGTGGTGGAGCTCTATATTAGCTCGGCCACACCCGTAAGCTCTGCTGCAATTGTCGAAAGTTCGCGAGATCTGGGGGTTTCTGCCGCCACCATCCGCCACATCATGTCCGAGTTGGAAGAGGCTGGGCTCTTAAAAAAGCCACACAAAAGTGCCGGTCGCACGCCTACCGAAGCGGGTCTGAGAGCTTATTTAAATCAGCAAAGCGCCCACGCCCTTCACTGGCAAGACCGCAAAACACTCGACTCATGTCAGCTCACGGCCTCGGAGTTGTTTCCCGTAGCACTTGCCCAAAAAATAACACAAATATCAGGACAGCTAACGGTCGTCGCGTTGCCTAAATTTTCGGGAACCCGTTTTAAGCAAATCGGCCTGGTACGCTGCGCGCCCGGTAAATTACTCGTCTGGTTTGTGTCTCCAAGCGGCCTGGTTCAGCAAACCATGGTCGAAGATGATTTTGGACTTTCAAACGAAGACCTATTGCGAACAGAGCGGTTTTTAAACGAGAAATTAAGTAACCGGACCCTGGCTGAGGTTCGCGCCATTGTCGATCGCGAACTTAAAAGCGAGCGGGCCCGTTACGACGCATTTTTGGCCACCGCCATGGAGATCGGCCGACAAGCACTTCCACCGGCTGAGTACGCGCTCTATGTTGATGGGGCCTCAAGTCTGGCCAGGCAGCCTGAATTCGCCAATGCCGACACACTTCACCGGCTTCTCTCAGCCATTGAAGAACGCGAGAACTTACTAGAATTACTAGACAATCTTTTAAAAACACAAGGTGTCCAAGTCGTACTTGGCAGCGAGCATCAAGTCGACACCATCCACCATCTAAGCTGCGTAGGCAGCCCCGTGGATACCCCAGAACCCGAAATCCCTATTTTAGGTGTTTTAGGACCGGCACGAATGGACTATCCACGCTTGATTCCTGTAGTTGGGTATGCCAG comes from Deltaproteobacteria bacterium and encodes:
- a CDS encoding DUF4388 domain-containing protein — encoded protein: MGQYALLFISGKYKTAEFPLPESGELLVGRSADLDLVLSEEMVSRKHAKMKIQGDSMVLTDLGSTNGTYVNGEKIRRHDVTLGDRLLLGTSIIRVIEASDMTIDEAIRDDADAVRQMMSEISEKNVESITMTGSLAEVPLPDLLQLFASNRRSGVLGISGDHNGKLYLNEGQVEFALIEGQDLAPYKAFCRMIGWGVGDFSLEDRDEDQTFSELLTEPTENLLMEATRQSDELQSLYDGLPATDTGLTWAVPMMPKLSSLSKEQLDTIQLVLNCDNIGEVVEESPRTDHGVLSDLQYLLRQGYLEEE
- a CDS encoding serine protein kinase PrkA, which codes for MSKKSSEPSLESLMGEVRDSFHADKTIMSFHEFYQLICEEPQVHLRSSAQYMVDMMEHYGTESINRATGEVTRFKVFDRPFNDGEGRVAGQEDVQVAIHRTFSNFAREGRVNKLILLHGPNGSAKSSLVRALMAGLEDYSRLAEGAIYSFNWIFPATRHSKDSIGFGTAQRAGAAGESYAYLGADDIDARVPCEMHDHPLFLVPRSQRTELLEALAPNMVLGATDEHVGRSLSEYLRGGDLSYKSRRIFDALLASYDGDVSKVFNHIQVERIYLSRQYRCGMATIEPQMAVDARIQQLTADKSLAALPKALQHTSLYQPTGPLVSANRGLLEFSDFLKRPVDSFKYLLSTVETSTVTMDSFVLHLDMMFIASTNETYLDAFKQHPDFPSFKGRMELIKVPYLRHFGDERAIYDATITERVVGRHIAPHAVDVAALWAILTRMRRNNSEEFPEDVREVIDSLTPMEKLRLYDQGEVPHRLTTREARELRHSLKDLHRQAGRRMNYEGIKGASAREIRSVLLNAAYHEEYSYLSPLAVFSEIEAVLEAKSVYDFLKQEAKDGYHDHVGFLEQVRELFTQWTDDEICDSMGLASDESYGELFTRYISHVSHWVKSAKLVDPNTGTLEEPDSRLMRDIEKNLVNEGEKPEDFRRSIIAAIGARSLEKPNCTPDYEEMFKTYIRKLRDAFYAERREELCSINQNFLRYASQDRSTLDAKELKQVEAMLERLKAHYGYSLESARDAVAYLLRVKYTD
- the clpX gene encoding ATP-dependent Clp protease ATP-binding subunit ClpX, with protein sequence MSDLHLLERRSVHFSLAQARGLRYSIGSISEVEVARKDFQGGQLTCSFCGKSQREVRKLIAGPTVYICDECIRLCTDIIAEESERDTGEQGPETLPTPQELAAFLDEYVVGQHYAKKVLSVAVYNHYKRINLEPESSDVELAKSNVLMVGPTGTGKTLLAQTLAKKLDVPFTIADATTLTEAGYVGEDVENIIANLLIAAENDVERAQRGIIYIDEIDKVARKSESLSMTRDVSGEGVQQALLKIIEGTKASVSPRGGKKYGQSETVQIDTSNILIICGGSFTGIDGIIKRRIGRKGMGFGAELGINDERSVGELLRELRPEDLHQFGLIPEFIGRLPVIVTLEELTEADLVRILTEPRNALVRQYQKLFGLERVELEFTDDAIKAVAQEAINNKSGARGLRSILENAMLDIMYEVPFLEGLQTCRITEGVICKGEEPELIFEKKKSA
- the hrcA gene encoding heat-inducible transcription repressor HrcA, which gives rise to MAHLTNSVVGILQHAKGNFPREGIVNLNNRQARILQSVVELYISSATPVSSAAIVESSRDLGVSAATIRHIMSELEEAGLLKKPHKSAGRTPTEAGLRAYLNQQSAHALHWQDRKTLDSCQLTASELFPVALAQKITQISGQLTVVALPKFSGTRFKQIGLVRCAPGKLLVWFVSPSGLVQQTMVEDDFGLSNEDLLRTERFLNEKLSNRTLAEVRAIVDRELKSERARYDAFLATAMEIGRQALPPAEYALYVDGASSLARQPEFANADTLHRLLSAIEERENLLELLDNLLKTQGVQVVLGSEHQVDTIHHLSCVGSPVDTPEPEIPILGVLGPARMDYPRLIPVVGYASELLSNYWNKL